CCATGCCCCAGGAGCGCCGGGAGAGCAGGGAGTAGAGCTGGACGAGGAGGCCGTACGAGCGTCCGGGCGGCGTGGGCAGCCGGGGCGGGGCGACGACCAGGTGGACGCGGGCGGTGCGGCCGTCGGGGGCGGTCGCGGTCAACCGGTGGACTCCGGGCGGGAGTTGCTCGGGGGCGGCGCGGGTCTCGCCCTGCTCGGTCTCGATCCGCAGCCGGGTGCCCGCCGGGAGGGCGGCCAGCGCGGCGGGCGCACTGCCGCTCCAGCACACCACCGTCGGCGGCAGCAGCCGTTCGCTCAGCTCCCGTTCCCGGGCGGCGAGCGCGGCGCGGACGGAACCGGGGGTGCTCGCATCGACACCGAGCGCGGCCAGCGCCCGGGTGAGCGCGGCGGCCGACGCGGCGACGGTGCGGTCGGGCGACGGGCTGTAGGACGTGGCGACGCCGTGCAGCTCGGCGAGCCGGGAGAGGTCCTCGTCGGGGGCCGCGGCCGACCGGGGTGCTGTCATCTACGGCTCCGCGCGGGAAGGGTCCGAAGTGTCCGGGTGGACATCTACCACTCCGGGCGGAAGGTGTCCGAGTAGGCATCGAGCTCGCCGGCCGGCGTGTCCGGGTAGGCGTCGGACTCGCTGGTCAGCGGGGCGGCGTCGGCGAGCGGCGGCTCGCTGGTGAGGGGCTCCGCGTCCGGCAGCGGGGGTTCGCTGGTCAGCGGGGCCTCGGCGCAGGCGCCCTCCGCGCTGAAGACGCACAGATGCAGATCGGATGCGGCGGACGGCTCCGCCTCCTGTTTGGAGAGGGCCGAGAGCAGAAGATGTGCCGATGCGGCCACGGGGGCCTCCTTGTCGAGTACGGCGGGTAAGGCTTCGTACGGGTTACCGCAGCCCTACCCAGCGGACGCGAGCCCAGACGTCCGCGGCCGGACGACGTGCGCCTCGTCACACACCACCCCGTGCGACCGCAGAACTCGTACCCCCTAATTCATAGATCACTATTCACTCAGTACATGTAGCGAGTGCATACTGATCCCCATGAGCACCCGCCACATCCTCCTGGGGCTGCTCGCGACGGGCCCGAGCCACGGCTACGACCTCAAGCGACGCCACGACGAACGCTTCCCGCAGGCCCGTCCGCTCGCTTACGGGCAGGTCTATACGACCCTCCAGCGCCTGGTCCGCGACGGCCTCGCCGAGGTCGACGGCACCGACTCGGACGGCGGTCCGGAGCGCACGACGTACCGCTCGACGGACGACGGTGCGCGTGAACTCGCCAAGTGGGCGGGCGAGATCACCCCGCCCGCGCCCTTCGTGACGAACGAGATCTTCGCCAAGGTCGTCGTCGCGATCCTGTCCGGCGGCGACCCGGAAGCCTATCTGCGCGCCCAACGCGCCGCGCACATGGAGCGGATGCGTGAGCTCACGGCGGTCAAGACCGCACCGGGCGCCGATCTCGCGACCATGCTCTCGGCCGACTACGCCCTCAACCACCTTGACGCCGACCTCCGTTGGATGACCACGACGGCGGCCCGGCTCACCACCCTGACCGCGGAGGTCGACACAGCATGAGCAACCCAGTGCCGCTCCTGGCGGCCCATGACCTGGCGAAGGCGCACGGCAGCACACCGGCCCTGCGCGGCGCCTCGGTCGCGTTGCACGCCGGCGAGATCCTCGCCGTGACCGGCGCCAGCGGCAGCGGGAAGTCGACGCTGCTGCACTGTCTGGCGGGACTGGTCCGCCCGGACGAGGGCGTGGTGACGTATGACGGAGAGCGGCTGGACGCACTCCCCGAGAAGCGACTGAGCGAGCTGCGCCGTACCGACTTCGGCGTGGTCTTCCAGTTCGGGCAGCTCATCCCGGAGCTGACCGCGCTCGACAACGTGGCCCTGCCGCTGATGCTGGGCGGGACCGCCCGCAAGGACGCCCAGGAGCGGGCCGGCGAGTGGCTGGAGCGGTTCGGGGTGCGCGGGCAGGAGGGACTTCGGCCCGGCGAGATGAGCGGCGGGCAGGCACAGCGGGCGGCGCTGGCCCGGGCCCTGGTCACCGGCCCGAAGGTGGTCTTCGCGGACGAGCCGACCGGCGCGCTGGACTCCCTCGCGAGCGAGCAGGTGATGACAGCCCTGACCCACACGGCCCGCGAGTCCGGCACGGCCGTCCTGCTGATCACCCACGACGCACAGACAGCGGCGTACGCGGACCGCGAGGTACGGCTGAGCGACGGAACCGTGAGCCCGCTGGAGGTGACGGCATGACGTCCCACCTGCGGACCATCCCGACACACGCGAACCCACCGGGTACGGCCGAGCGACGAGGCCGCGACGCCACTGGAGACGACCGCATGACGTCCCACCTGCAGACCATCCCGACACACGCGAACCCACCGGGTACGGCCGAGCGACGAGGCCGCGACGCCACTGGAGACGACCGCATGACGTCCCACCTGCAGACCGCCCCGACACACGCGAACCCACCGGGTACGGCCGAGCGACGAGGCCGCGACGCCACTGGAGACGACCGCATGACGTCCTGCCTGCGGAGCGTCCATGACCCCCTGATCCCGGCGCACGCGGACCGCCGGCCCCTCACACCACTGGAGGTGCCCGCATGAACGCCGACCTGCGGCTGGCCTGGCTGCTGACCCGAGGTTCGAACCGGCGGGAGTGGTGGCGGGCGGCGCTGACGGCGGTGGGGGCGGGGCTTGCCACCGGGTTCGGGCTGGCGGCCGTGGCAATCGCGTCGATCGAGGGGCAGTACTCCGTGTCGTTCGGCAACGGGCTGCTGAATCAGCCCGGCGAGCGGACGGGCGTGGTCTTCGCGCTGGTGCTCCTGCTGATCCCCGTGCTCGGGTTCCTCGGGCAGTGCGCCCGGGTCGGTGCCGTGCACCGCGACCGGCGGCTGGCCGCGCTGCGGCTCGCGGGGGCCGCGCCGGCACAGGTGCGGCGGATCGCCGCGCTGGAGGCCGGGCTGGCCTGTCTGGTGGGGGCGGTGATCGCCGTACTCGCCTCCGTGGTGTTCGTACTCGGGGAGTGGGAAGAGCCGCCGGGCATCGCCTGGGCCGGGTTCGTGCTGGTCGCCGTCGCCGTGCCGGTACTCGGTGCGCTGGTGAGCGCGCTGGCGCTGCGCCGGGTGATCACCTCGCCGCTGGGGTGGGTGCGCCGGGTGCGGACGACGAGCCGGCCAGGGCTCGCGCTCGCGGTGGTCGTGCCGACGTTCGCCGTCCTGGTGCTGCTGACGGCCCTCACGTCGTACCGGGACAATCCCCTCATCGCCTTCGCGATGCCTCCGCTGACGGTCTGCGCCGCGGTGGTGCTGGTCGGCGTGGTCTCGGTGTGGCTCTCGGGGTTCACGGCCCGGCTGACCGGCCGGTACCTCGCCGCCCGCACCGAAAGCCCGGCCGTGCTGATCGCGGCGGAGCGGCTGCGCGACGACCCGTGGGCGGCGGCCCGTACGCATGCGGCAGTGCTGCTGGTGACGATCGTGGGCACGGGCTTCGTGGGCGTCCGGCAGGGGCTGCTCGCCCAGCTGCACAGCATGAAGTACCCGGCCGAGAACATGTCCTTCTACGAGACGGGCCTGAACCTCACGGCCGCCGCGATCCTCGTCGCCCTCGCGATCACGCTGTGCGCGCTCGCCGTCGGCACCGCCGAGTCACTGGCCACCCGGCGCCGGGGCCTGGCCGCACAGACCGCCGCCGGGGTGCCGCGGGCGGTGCTCGGCCGGGCGCTGCTCCTGGAGACGGCGCTGCCGCTCGCGCCCGCGCTGCTCCTGGCGGGGTTCGGCGGCCTGGCGATCGGCGTCGGATACGCCGGGCTCGTCGGTGACGTGCTCGCCCCGTCCTCGTTCGCGGCCCTGCTCGTCCCGCTCGCGGTG
This genomic window from Streptomyces sp. DG2A-72 contains:
- a CDS encoding PadR family transcriptional regulator, which translates into the protein MSTRHILLGLLATGPSHGYDLKRRHDERFPQARPLAYGQVYTTLQRLVRDGLAEVDGTDSDGGPERTTYRSTDDGARELAKWAGEITPPAPFVTNEIFAKVVVAILSGGDPEAYLRAQRAAHMERMRELTAVKTAPGADLATMLSADYALNHLDADLRWMTTTAARLTTLTAEVDTA
- a CDS encoding ABC transporter ATP-binding protein translates to MSNPVPLLAAHDLAKAHGSTPALRGASVALHAGEILAVTGASGSGKSTLLHCLAGLVRPDEGVVTYDGERLDALPEKRLSELRRTDFGVVFQFGQLIPELTALDNVALPLMLGGTARKDAQERAGEWLERFGVRGQEGLRPGEMSGGQAQRAALARALVTGPKVVFADEPTGALDSLASEQVMTALTHTARESGTAVLLITHDAQTAAYADREVRLSDGTVSPLEVTA
- a CDS encoding FtsX-like permease family protein; this encodes MNADLRLAWLLTRGSNRREWWRAALTAVGAGLATGFGLAAVAIASIEGQYSVSFGNGLLNQPGERTGVVFALVLLLIPVLGFLGQCARVGAVHRDRRLAALRLAGAAPAQVRRIAALEAGLACLVGAVIAVLASVVFVLGEWEEPPGIAWAGFVLVAVAVPVLGALVSALALRRVITSPLGWVRRVRTTSRPGLALAVVVPTFAVLVLLTALTSYRDNPLIAFAMPPLTVCAAVVLVGVVSVWLSGFTARLTGRYLAARTESPAVLIAAERLRDDPWAAARTHAAVLLVTIVGTGFVGVRQGLLAQLHSMKYPAENMSFYETGLNLTAAAILVALAITLCALAVGTAESLATRRRGLAAQTAAGVPRAVLGRALLLETALPLAPALLLAGFGGLAIGVGYAGLVGDVLAPSSFAALLVPLAVYATCLVAAATSLPLLRRSAHPGELRYT